In a genomic window of Anoxybacter fermentans:
- a CDS encoding peroxidase-related enzyme (This protein belongs to a clade of uncharacterized proteins related to peroxidases such as the alkylhydroperoxidase AhpD.), giving the protein MAWIKVINENEAKGKLKKLYDRLMGPDKSQVANILKVHSLNPDVLEAHLNLYRRVMFGQSGLSRAQREMIAVVVSSVNSCHYUTEHHGAALRMLTGDDDLVQQITRDYWQAKISDKERLMLSYAEKLTKEPFNIKEEDIKTLREAGFSDRDIFDINQVVAYFNYVNRIADGLGVTLEE; this is encoded by the coding sequence ATGGCCTGGATTAAGGTAATTAATGAAAATGAGGCGAAAGGTAAACTGAAAAAATTATATGATCGCTTAATGGGGCCGGATAAATCACAGGTAGCTAATATCTTAAAAGTACATAGCTTAAATCCAGACGTTTTAGAAGCTCATTTGAATCTGTATCGGAGAGTAATGTTTGGTCAGTCCGGACTCTCCAGAGCACAGCGGGAAATGATTGCTGTAGTGGTTTCGAGCGTCAATTCTTGCCATTACTGAACTGAGCATCACGGAGCGGCGCTCCGCATGTTAACTGGCGATGATGATTTAGTACAACAGATTACCAGGGATTATTGGCAGGCAAAAATTTCCGATAAAGAACGTTTAATGCTTTCTTATGCTGAGAAGTTAACTAAAGAACCGTTTAACATTAAAGAAGAGGATATTAAAACTTTAAGAGAAGCGGGTTTTAGCGATAGAGATATTTTTGATATAAATCAGGTTGTAGCTTATTTTAATTATGTCAACCGGATTGCTGATGGTCTGGGTGTTACTTTAGAGGAATAA
- a CDS encoding DsrE family protein — translation MSERPVFVFTSNKFGKGPEDLGDILMRGLISNLTKVEPAPQVLIFLNSGVQLLTKSEIQENLNILEEKGVKILACGTCVNYFNLQDKIKNDYISNMGEILSIISNAQKVVNLS, via the coding sequence ATGTCTGAAAGACCTGTATTTGTTTTCACATCTAATAAATTTGGAAAAGGGCCTGAAGATCTTGGAGATATTCTGATGCGGGGGCTAATCAGCAACCTGACTAAAGTTGAACCTGCTCCTCAAGTTCTCATCTTTTTAAATTCCGGTGTTCAACTATTGACCAAATCCGAAATACAAGAAAATTTAAATATTTTAGAAGAAAAAGGTGTTAAAATTCTCGCCTGCGGTACCTGTGTAAACTACTTTAACTTACAGGATAAGATCAAAAATGACTATATCTCCAATATGGGTGAGATTTTAAGTATCATCTCCAACGCACAAAAGGTGGTTAACCTATCATGA
- a CDS encoding RrF2 family transcriptional regulator: protein MQISRKSEYAIHSLIILAFHYGEEMSVDELAEMQDISLTYLAKVMQKLSKAGFVESSKGFKGGYRLALPPQDISLAQVVALFEKEDQFYQCMDKERDCKMGKNCIIHRVFHKAYQGMIAELEKIRIADLLFGFKAN, encoded by the coding sequence ATGCAGATTTCACGAAAAAGTGAATATGCGATCCATTCCCTGATAATTCTAGCTTTTCACTATGGAGAAGAGATGAGTGTAGATGAACTGGCTGAAATGCAGGATATCTCCCTGACCTACCTGGCCAAAGTGATGCAAAAGTTATCAAAAGCCGGTTTTGTGGAATCAAGCAAAGGTTTTAAGGGCGGATACCGTCTGGCTCTACCCCCACAAGATATCTCTCTGGCGCAAGTGGTAGCACTTTTTGAAAAGGAGGATCAGTTCTATCAATGTATGGATAAAGAACGGGATTGTAAGATGGGTAAAAACTGCATTATTCACAGAGTCTTTCATAAAGCATATCAGGGAATGATAGCTGAGCTAGAGAAAATCCGTATTGCAGATTTGCTATTCGGGTTTAAAGCTAATTAA
- the speE gene encoding polyamine aminopropyltransferase → MELWFTEYQNNKLAYGYKISKHLHSEQTKFQRLDVVDTEQFGRMLILDGIVMTTIEDEFVYHEMISHVPLITHPNPKKVAVIGGGDGGAIREIIKHPSIEEAHLIEIDGRVIENSKKYLPEIACALDDPKVTIFVEDGIEFIKKNKNTYDVIMVDSTDPIGPAVGLFKKEFYQSVYDALKEDGLFVAQTESPFLNKDIIKPTYQAISEVFPITRLYLATIPTYPGFLWSFSMGSKKYKPEDADLSRAEAIASDTKYYNPEIHRSAFALPNFVRDLIAQK, encoded by the coding sequence ATGGAACTTTGGTTTACCGAATATCAAAATAATAAATTGGCTTATGGTTACAAAATTTCCAAACACCTTCATTCTGAACAGACTAAATTTCAGCGTTTAGACGTAGTTGATACTGAGCAATTTGGTCGTATGTTGATTTTAGATGGAATTGTGATGACTACGATTGAAGACGAATTTGTTTATCATGAAATGATTAGTCATGTACCATTAATTACCCATCCAAATCCAAAAAAGGTTGCTGTAATTGGTGGAGGAGATGGAGGCGCAATCAGGGAGATTATCAAACACCCATCTATAGAAGAAGCTCATTTGATTGAGATTGATGGCCGGGTTATTGAAAACAGTAAAAAGTACCTACCTGAAATTGCCTGTGCTTTAGATGATCCTAAAGTAACTATTTTTGTTGAGGATGGGATTGAATTTATAAAAAAGAATAAAAATACATATGATGTAATTATGGTTGATTCCACTGATCCTATCGGACCTGCGGTAGGTCTTTTTAAGAAAGAGTTTTACCAAAGTGTTTATGATGCATTAAAAGAGGATGGATTATTTGTAGCACAGACAGAGTCACCTTTCTTGAATAAAGATATAATTAAACCAACATATCAAGCAATTAGCGAAGTGTTCCCCATTACCAGATTATATCTGGCAACTATTCCAACTTATCCGGGATTCCTCTGGAGCTTTTCTATGGGTTCTAAGAAATACAAACCGGAAGATGCAGATTTGAGTCGAGCAGAAGCTATTGCTTCTGATACTAAGTATTATAATCCAGAAATTCACCGTTCAGCTTTTGCTTTACCAAATTTTGTTCGTGATTTGATTGCTCAAAAATAA
- a CDS encoding helix-turn-helix domain-containing protein: protein MPNLNLLSNRLSELRSERGLTYEQVGEAIGKSPSTINLIERNLRNPSMETLMNLAEFYQVPLEYLLEEGTESVFTNIANILRKGIEERNLTVIQFSMETGVNYFHLAETLQGNYKLTPQELKQILNKLNLTLADIHPKIEKYKRYVIKYLQALLLDDNSIEIIMEYIDEKLK from the coding sequence ATGCCAAACTTAAATTTATTATCTAATAGGCTCTCCGAACTTCGCAGTGAACGCGGCTTGACCTATGAACAGGTAGGGGAAGCTATTGGCAAATCACCTTCAACAATCAATTTAATAGAAAGAAATCTACGTAACCCCTCTATGGAAACATTAATGAACTTAGCTGAATTTTATCAGGTACCTTTAGAATATCTCCTTGAAGAAGGTACTGAATCAGTTTTTACAAATATAGCGAACATTCTTAGAAAGGGAATAGAAGAAAGGAATTTAACAGTAATTCAGTTTTCTATGGAAACAGGAGTAAATTATTTTCATCTGGCTGAGACACTACAGGGAAATTATAAACTAACTCCACAGGAATTAAAACAAATTCTTAATAAACTCAATCTAACTCTCGCTGATATCCATCCAAAAATAGAAAAATATAAACGTTATGTGATCAAATATTTACAAGCATTATTACTGGATGATAATTCAATAGAGATAATTATGGAATACATAGATGAAAAACTTAAATAA
- the queG gene encoding tRNA epoxyqueuosine(34) reductase QueG translates to MTFEERLKKYAKEIGIDLIGITTAKPFYEAYNRLEKMKRLGYLSPWTEMDFKKRCFPKLLMKDAASLIAVGISYLVKEDDGEEDDKTLFYGKLARFAQFEDYHKILRSKMEELVSFIKKKYPEVKAKIFVDTGPLIDREVAYRAGLGFFGKNSALINPEYGSFLALGEILLNIPLKPDKPMKNGCGDCILCLKACPQQAIKAPGEIQTNECLSHYTQEKGLFNEKIRRKLGLRLWGCDTCQEVCPYNQKARPGSGIFKVHKLGKKPDLEQILKLSNREYRKLVGETAMAWRGKRILQRNALINLGNLKDPHAISILKEALKDPRPIIRGAAAWAIGEIGGKEAKTILARALQKEKDEQVREELRKGLEKIL, encoded by the coding sequence ATGACTTTTGAAGAAAGATTGAAAAAATATGCAAAGGAAATTGGAATTGATCTAATAGGAATTACTACTGCTAAACCTTTTTATGAGGCCTATAATCGTTTAGAGAAGATGAAAAGGCTGGGCTATCTTTCTCCCTGGACGGAAATGGATTTTAAAAAGCGCTGTTTTCCAAAACTTTTAATGAAAGATGCTGCTTCATTAATTGCGGTGGGTATATCCTATCTGGTAAAAGAAGACGATGGGGAAGAAGATGATAAAACATTATTTTACGGAAAACTGGCCCGTTTTGCTCAATTTGAGGATTATCATAAAATTTTACGGTCAAAGATGGAGGAACTGGTCTCTTTTATAAAGAAAAAATATCCAGAGGTAAAAGCAAAAATTTTTGTTGATACCGGTCCTTTAATCGATCGGGAGGTGGCCTATCGGGCCGGGTTGGGTTTTTTCGGGAAGAATTCAGCTTTAATTAACCCTGAATATGGTTCATTTTTGGCTTTGGGAGAGATTTTACTCAATATTCCTTTAAAACCAGATAAACCTATGAAGAATGGCTGTGGTGATTGTATCCTCTGTCTTAAGGCCTGTCCCCAACAGGCAATTAAAGCACCGGGAGAGATTCAAACTAATGAATGTCTGTCACATTATACACAGGAGAAAGGCCTGTTTAATGAAAAGATTAGACGTAAATTGGGTTTAAGGCTTTGGGGATGTGATACCTGTCAGGAAGTCTGTCCTTATAATCAGAAAGCCCGTCCGGGAAGTGGTATTTTTAAGGTTCATAAACTTGGGAAAAAACCTGATTTAGAGCAGATTCTAAAGCTATCTAATCGTGAATATCGGAAATTGGTAGGTGAAACGGCTATGGCCTGGCGGGGTAAACGTATCCTGCAGAGGAATGCTCTTATTAATCTGGGGAATTTAAAAGATCCTCATGCAATATCCATTCTTAAAGAGGCTTTAAAAGACCCGCGTCCTATCATCAGAGGGGCTGCGGCCTGGGCCATAGGAGAGATTGGGGGAAAAGAAGCAAAAACAATACTTGCCAGAGCTTTACAAAAAGAAAAGGATGAGCAGGTTAGAGAGGAATTAAGAAAAGGGTTGGAAAAAATTTTATAG
- a CDS encoding transporter associated domain-containing protein yields the protein MKKYKRKLKTKIQNIVIIFESILSLFIIAGVLIGIRDLTRYLGIIYSAPTGMAYDVLKNFIGHLLLLIIGLELVIMLVKHTPDSLLEVLVFAIARKMVIYTESFLEILMGVLAVGGIFAIRKYLHGRDLEREAEKGILVGAATKVSSLNKALNTFIPEDIAETIGGVVARIAAEKGKKLVPGTTIKIADVGLSIYRMEDGVIEKIKVTRLKELE from the coding sequence TTGAAAAAATATAAAAGAAAATTAAAAACCAAGATTCAAAATATTGTCATTATCTTTGAATCAATTCTTTCTTTATTTATCATTGCGGGAGTTTTAATTGGGATTAGAGATTTGACAAGATATTTAGGTATTATTTATTCTGCTCCTACAGGCATGGCTTATGATGTCCTTAAAAACTTTATAGGACATCTCCTTTTGCTTATTATTGGTCTTGAATTGGTAATTATGCTTGTTAAGCATACACCAGATAGTTTATTGGAGGTATTAGTTTTTGCTATTGCCAGAAAAATGGTTATTTACACAGAATCCTTTCTTGAAATATTAATGGGAGTTTTAGCTGTTGGAGGTATTTTTGCAATTCGTAAATATCTTCACGGCCGGGATCTGGAACGTGAAGCTGAGAAAGGTATTTTGGTGGGTGCTGCTACCAAAGTAAGTTCCTTAAATAAGGCTTTAAATACTTTTATCCCGGAGGATATAGCTGAGACTATCGGAGGGGTAGTTGCACGAATTGCGGCTGAGAAAGGTAAAAAATTAGTTCCTGGGACTACCATCAAAATTGCCGATGTTGGATTAAGTATTTATCGGATGGAAGATGGAGTAATTGAAAAAATAAAAGTAACCCGTTTAAAAGAATTAGAATAA
- the speB gene encoding agmatinase gives MTGTLRFLGSLENPEEANIIIVGAPMDFTVSYRPGSRFGPEGIRNISYGLEEFSFELEKSLEEVKFYDAGDLELPYGNVEKSLELIEKAAEIIVSAGKKPIFLGGEHLITWPVIKAVYRYYPDLVIIHFDAHADLREEFYGEPLSHATVMGCVARYIGGKNLYQLGIRSGAPEELAWARKNTHLYRAKVIEAIPEVIKSVGNRPVYVSIDIDVLDPAFAPGTGTPEPGGISSRELFNTLYMMKDLNLVGLDIVEVAPDYDPGKTTVFVAGKLLREALLIMDK, from the coding sequence ATGACCGGAACTCTTCGTTTCCTGGGCAGTCTAGAAAATCCAGAAGAGGCCAACATTATTATTGTGGGGGCACCTATGGACTTTACTGTCAGTTATCGGCCGGGTTCTCGTTTTGGTCCTGAGGGAATCCGTAATATTTCTTACGGTTTAGAAGAGTTCAGTTTTGAATTGGAAAAGAGTTTAGAAGAAGTGAAGTTTTATGATGCAGGTGATCTGGAGTTACCGTATGGAAATGTCGAAAAGTCTCTGGAGTTAATAGAAAAAGCTGCTGAAATTATTGTAAGTGCCGGTAAAAAGCCAATTTTTCTGGGGGGCGAACATTTAATTACCTGGCCGGTTATAAAGGCAGTTTATCGTTATTACCCTGATCTGGTTATTATCCATTTCGATGCTCATGCTGATTTGAGAGAGGAGTTCTATGGTGAACCCCTTTCCCATGCTACTGTAATGGGGTGTGTTGCCCGTTATATTGGTGGTAAAAATCTCTATCAATTGGGAATTCGTTCCGGTGCTCCAGAAGAGTTAGCTTGGGCCAGAAAAAATACCCATCTTTATCGGGCAAAAGTGATTGAGGCAATACCTGAAGTAATAAAGTCTGTTGGAAATCGCCCTGTTTATGTCAGTATTGATATTGATGTTTTAGATCCGGCTTTTGCTCCGGGTACAGGTACACCTGAACCGGGCGGAATCTCTTCTCGAGAATTGTTTAATACTCTTTATATGATGAAGGATTTAAATTTGGTTGGTTTAGATATTGTAGAAGTAGCTCCAGATTATGACCCTGGTAAAACCACAGTTTTTGTTGCCGGTAAACTTTTGCGTGAGGCACTGCTGATTATGGACAAATAA
- a CDS encoding pyruvoyl-dependent arginine decarboxylase — protein MLPTPKKFTICAGTAEGASELNAFDNALLNAGIGNLNLLKVSSILPPGAEYAENLNIPPGTLTPTAYGSIVSEKPGELIAASVGIGFSENSFGVIMEYSGTCSAKEAEEQVIKMVEEAFKIRGLKLTRVMAKAVEHRVEKCGCAFAAVALWY, from the coding sequence ATGTTACCAACACCAAAAAAATTCACTATTTGTGCTGGAACGGCAGAAGGTGCTAGTGAGTTAAATGCTTTTGATAATGCATTACTAAATGCAGGAATCGGAAACTTGAATCTGTTAAAAGTTTCGAGTATTTTACCACCGGGGGCTGAATATGCCGAGAATTTGAATATCCCACCTGGTACTTTAACTCCAACAGCATATGGTTCTATTGTGAGTGAAAAACCAGGTGAGTTGATTGCAGCAAGTGTAGGTATCGGATTTTCCGAAAATTCATTTGGAGTGATAATGGAGTATTCCGGAACCTGTTCAGCCAAAGAAGCTGAAGAACAGGTAATAAAAATGGTAGAAGAAGCATTTAAGATTCGCGGATTAAAGCTAACCAGAGTGATGGCAAAAGCTGTTGAACACCGTGTAGAAAAATGCGGTTGTGCTTTTGCAGCCGTTGCCCTCTGGTATTAA
- a CDS encoding DUF503 domain-containing protein, which yields MVVGICEIELRMAHVNSLKGKRRIIKSIIGRVQSKFKVSIAEVEYQDLHKQAYLGIAYISNDSTHVHRVLEKVVLFIENNFEVELINYQIEMV from the coding sequence ATGGTTGTTGGTATTTGCGAAATAGAGCTCAGGATGGCACATGTTAATTCATTAAAGGGTAAACGAAGGATTATAAAAAGTATTATAGGGCGGGTTCAGTCTAAATTTAAAGTTTCCATTGCTGAAGTGGAGTATCAGGATTTACATAAACAGGCCTATCTTGGTATTGCTTATATCAGTAATGACTCTACTCATGTCCATCGGGTTTTAGAGAAAGTAGTTTTATTTATTGAAAATAATTTTGAAGTGGAATTAATAAATTATCAGATTGAAATGGTTTAA
- a CDS encoding DUF523 domain-containing protein: MILVSACLLGVECKYNGTSNYNPDLIAYLQNKKWIPICPEQLGGLTTPRIPAEIQGGDGKDVLSGRARVVTKEGKDVTEAFIKGAKEVLKIAQLANVEEAILKERSPSCGKCQIYDGSFQGKIKPGQGVTAAILREYGIRVKTEEDLY; the protein is encoded by the coding sequence ATGATTCTGGTTAGTGCTTGTCTTTTGGGTGTAGAATGTAAATATAATGGTACTTCTAATTATAATCCTGATCTTATTGCATATTTACAGAATAAGAAGTGGATTCCAATTTGTCCTGAACAACTGGGGGGACTGACTACTCCCAGGATTCCAGCAGAAATTCAGGGAGGCGATGGAAAGGATGTGTTAAGCGGAAGGGCCCGGGTAGTAACCAAAGAGGGAAAAGATGTAACTGAAGCTTTTATCAAAGGAGCAAAAGAGGTACTGAAAATTGCCCAATTAGCTAATGTAGAGGAGGCGATTTTAAAAGAACGCAGCCCTTCCTGTGGTAAATGTCAGATTTATGATGGGAGTTTTCAGGGGAAAATAAAACCTGGTCAAGGTGTGACTGCAGCTATATTAAGAGAGTATGGTATTCGAGTTAAAACTGAAGAAGATTTGTATTAG
- the speD gene encoding adenosylmethionine decarboxylase, producing MKSQLGGALGRHVLLEAYGCNVELLDNVKSVEKIMIDAALSAGAEIREVAFHKFSPQGVSGVVVISESHLTIHTWPELGYAAIDVFTCGESVNPWDAVDYIIEKFEAESVTANEVKRGIFQSDAKVKVS from the coding sequence ATGAAGAGCCAATTAGGAGGTGCTCTGGGACGTCACGTTTTACTTGAAGCCTATGGCTGCAATGTAGAGCTCCTGGACAATGTCAAGAGTGTGGAAAAGATTATGATTGATGCGGCATTGTCAGCAGGAGCCGAAATTCGAGAGGTTGCTTTTCATAAGTTCAGCCCCCAAGGTGTGAGTGGTGTTGTTGTTATTTCTGAATCACACCTAACGATCCATACCTGGCCTGAATTAGGTTATGCAGCCATTGATGTTTTTACCTGTGGGGAAAGTGTTAATCCATGGGACGCAGTAGACTATATAATCGAAAAATTCGAAGCCGAATCAGTTACCGCAAATGAAGTGAAAAGGGGTATCTTTCAGTCAGATGCCAAAGTAAAAGTATCATAA
- a CDS encoding DUF3343 domain-containing protein: MSYVLISFESPHHTIKADKILEESKIPRMVYPIPREISKDCGMGLRLRQTNLNQALELFNKKGILYKHIFYVDAKDKLTLIDRFKVKDQNS, from the coding sequence ATGAGTTATGTTTTAATCTCCTTTGAATCACCCCATCATACTATAAAAGCTGATAAGATTTTAGAGGAATCAAAGATTCCCCGAATGGTTTACCCCATCCCCCGGGAGATTTCTAAAGACTGCGGGATGGGATTAAGATTACGCCAAACTAATTTAAATCAAGCCCTGGAGTTATTTAATAAAAAAGGAATCTTATATAAACATATCTTTTATGTTGATGCAAAAGATAAGCTAACTTTAATTGATCGGTTTAAAGTTAAAGACCAGAACAGTTAA
- the pcp gene encoding pyroglutamyl-peptidase I, which produces MKKVLLSGFEPFGGESINPSLKLIKRLENERWDDVEVHLVQLPVVFGESIKKLKKVIDEVDPDLVIGIGQAGGRTALSIERVAINVDDAVIADNEGNQPIDRPINSKGPAAYFSTLPIKRMMKAAREAGVPAMISNSAGTYVCNHLMYGILDLLAGTDKLGGFIHIPYLPEQVVDRPLQPSMALETMVKGIKAMVMAAVSGDKDDKIAAGALD; this is translated from the coding sequence ATGAAAAAAGTACTTTTATCAGGTTTTGAACCTTTTGGAGGAGAAAGCATCAATCCTTCCCTTAAGTTGATTAAACGGCTTGAAAATGAGAGATGGGATGATGTAGAAGTCCATCTGGTGCAATTGCCGGTGGTATTTGGTGAGTCGATAAAAAAATTAAAGAAAGTTATTGATGAAGTTGATCCCGACCTGGTAATTGGTATTGGTCAGGCAGGAGGAAGAACCGCTCTCTCCATCGAACGGGTTGCCATTAATGTCGATGATGCAGTAATTGCAGATAATGAGGGAAATCAACCCATTGATCGTCCAATCAATTCTAAGGGACCTGCTGCTTACTTCAGTACTTTACCAATTAAGAGGATGATGAAGGCTGCCCGTGAGGCAGGGGTTCCTGCTATGATTTCTAACAGTGCCGGAACTTATGTCTGCAATCACTTGATGTACGGGATTCTTGATCTTCTGGCAGGTACTGATAAATTGGGAGGATTTATTCACATTCCTTATTTACCGGAGCAGGTGGTTGATAGACCGCTTCAACCCAGTATGGCGTTAGAAACAATGGTCAAAGGAATAAAGGCTATGGTGATGGCTGCTGTTTCTGGAGATAAAGATGATAAGATAGCGGCGGGGGCATTGGATTAG
- the ypeB gene encoding germination protein YpeB — translation MKNNWIIPVVLMAFLLLVTGFWGYEQYKERQQLEIYLGNQYKESFFKLLDRIEDVTVLLGKSIVSNGQQRFVTLLSDIWRQAFAAQEQLNQLPISNATLMKTSKFLTQVGDYALALAKENLQERKVTDDQRAKLKSLREQAGNLSQALHNLESQINKGDITWSEVIRGTRRKIEKADEHLLSNNFKTLVEKNEPFPTLIYDGPFSDHIEQQKPKGLTGDMISKKKAREIVSDFVDYKDNPNLVIKDLAEVKGKIPAYQFSVQPDDNEKNHTTIDVSKKGGHVIWYMNPRNVGSRNISRIEALNKGEQFLNTRGYENMVPTYSWIEHNVLTVSYAYKQDDVIIYPDLIKLKIAMDNGQVIGFEALGYLMSHHKRELPKPEIKKEEIRELLGDRFDIESIRLALIPTPSLKEVLTWEARVRYEEETYLLYYDVKSGNEVNILKVIDTPEGTFTD, via the coding sequence TTGAAAAATAACTGGATAATTCCTGTTGTGCTTATGGCTTTCTTATTATTGGTTACTGGTTTCTGGGGATATGAACAATATAAGGAGCGCCAACAGTTGGAAATTTATCTTGGCAATCAATATAAGGAGTCTTTTTTCAAACTATTAGATAGAATTGAAGATGTAACTGTGCTTTTAGGAAAAAGTATAGTTTCTAACGGTCAGCAACGGTTTGTTACACTTCTTTCTGATATATGGCGGCAGGCTTTTGCAGCTCAGGAACAATTAAATCAACTCCCTATTTCAAATGCTACTCTGATGAAAACATCTAAATTTTTAACTCAGGTGGGAGATTATGCATTAGCTCTGGCTAAAGAGAATTTGCAAGAACGGAAGGTGACAGATGACCAGCGTGCTAAATTGAAATCTCTTCGTGAGCAGGCCGGAAATCTTTCTCAGGCTCTACACAATTTAGAATCACAGATCAACAAGGGTGATATTACCTGGAGTGAAGTAATCCGGGGAACACGTCGGAAGATTGAAAAGGCAGATGAACATCTTCTTTCAAATAATTTTAAAACATTAGTAGAAAAAAATGAACCTTTTCCAACCCTTATTTATGATGGCCCTTTTTCAGACCATATTGAACAGCAGAAACCCAAAGGTTTAACGGGAGATATGATTAGTAAAAAGAAAGCAAGAGAGATTGTTTCAGATTTTGTAGATTATAAGGATAATCCTAATCTAGTTATTAAAGATCTGGCGGAAGTTAAAGGAAAAATCCCGGCATACCAATTTAGTGTCCAACCTGACGATAATGAAAAGAACCATACTACTATAGATGTTTCTAAAAAAGGTGGTCATGTTATCTGGTATATGAATCCAAGAAATGTTGGGAGTAGAAATATTTCACGTATTGAGGCCCTTAACAAAGGAGAGCAATTTCTCAATACACGTGGATATGAAAATATGGTACCAACCTATTCCTGGATAGAGCATAATGTATTAACTGTTTCCTATGCCTATAAACAGGATGATGTAATTATTTATCCGGATTTGATAAAACTTAAAATTGCAATGGATAATGGTCAAGTAATCGGTTTTGAAGCATTAGGTTATCTTATGTCTCACCATAAACGTGAACTTCCCAAACCGGAAATTAAAAAAGAAGAAATCAGAGAGCTTTTAGGTGACCGTTTTGATATAGAATCTATAAGATTGGCTCTGATTCCGACACCTAGTCTTAAAGAAGTTTTAACCTGGGAAGCACGGGTTAGATATGAAGAGGAGACTTATTTGCTCTATTATGATGTAAAATCCGGGAATGAGGTAAATATTTTAAAAGTAATTGATACACCTGAGGGAACATTTACAGACTAA
- the sleB gene encoding spore cortex-lytic enzyme yields the protein MKRSIAAIILISVLVLIGISLWETSWIEAQARRTLYWGSRGSDVVLLQRRLKQWGYYKGIVDGIFGAKTYSAVKFFQRKNGLTPDGIVGSRTWAALGLGGVRTSKVAASGVKGVTNNNDIHLLARIVHAEARAEPYIGQVAVAAVILNRVKSPDFPNTIAGVIYQPLAFESVSNGQFNLPPKDENYRAARDALNGWDPTYGATFFWNPSKPVSKWIWSRKIIVRYGNHVFAR from the coding sequence ATGAAAAGAAGTATTGCAGCAATTATTTTAATCTCCGTTTTAGTTTTAATTGGTATATCTTTGTGGGAAACGTCCTGGATTGAGGCACAAGCCAGACGAACCCTGTATTGGGGAAGCAGAGGGTCAGATGTAGTTCTTCTTCAGAGGCGTTTAAAACAGTGGGGTTATTATAAAGGAATCGTTGATGGGATTTTTGGAGCAAAAACCTATTCAGCTGTGAAGTTTTTTCAGCGTAAAAATGGATTGACCCCCGATGGAATTGTCGGTTCCAGAACCTGGGCTGCATTAGGTTTAGGGGGTGTTAGAACATCAAAGGTTGCAGCATCTGGGGTTAAAGGTGTTACAAACAATAATGATATTCACCTTTTGGCAAGGATAGTTCACGCTGAAGCCAGAGCAGAACCATATATCGGACAGGTAGCTGTGGCAGCAGTAATTTTAAACCGGGTAAAAAGTCCTGATTTTCCCAATACTATAGCAGGTGTCATCTATCAACCTCTGGCCTTTGAGTCAGTTTCTAATGGCCAGTTTAATTTGCCGCCAAAGGATGAAAATTATCGGGCTGCCAGAGATGCATTAAATGGTTGGGATCCTACATATGGGGCCACATTTTTCTGGAATCCGTCAAAGCCTGTCAGCAAATGGATCTGGTCCAGAAAAATTATTGTCAGATATGGAAATCACGTTTTTGCCAGATAG